A single window of Sphingobacteriales bacterium DNA harbors:
- the thiS gene encoding sulfur carrier protein ThiS, with protein MKLIINNIIHEFDENTSLEKAIETLELKEMNGIALALNEEIIPRSEWQKTILFDEDKIIIIGAVAGG; from the coding sequence ATGAAGTTGATTATTAATAATATTATTCACGAATTTGATGAAAATACATCGCTGGAAAAAGCTATTGAAACCTTAGAACTAAAAGAAATGAATGGCATTGCATTAGCATTAAACGAAGAAATAATACCACGCAGCGAATGGCAAAAAACCATCTTATTCGATGAAGACAAAATCATCATTATTGGCGCTGTTGCTGGTGGGTAG